GTCGAACAATTACTACCTGCTATTATTGACAGAATACCACCACCCCAGGGCAAGATTGAAAAGCCCTTGAGAGCTTTGCTTGTAGATTCATGGTATGATTCATACCTAGGTGTTGTGCTTCTTGTGCATATCGTCGATGGTACTGTGAAGAAGGGAGATAAGATAATCACAGCGGCTAATGGCTTGAAATACGAGGTAAAAGAATGTGGAATCATGTACCCTGATAGAGTTGCAACAAATTCTTTAAAGTCAGGACAGGTTGGGTATCTGGTTCCAGGTAtgaaagaatcaaaaaatgcCAAAATTGGAGATACTTTGATGCATCAAGGTAAAGAATCCATAACTGAAGTTTTACCAGGTTTcgaagaaccaaaaccGATGGTTTTCGTCGGTGCATTCCCAGCCGACGGAGCTGAGTTTAAGGCTTTAGACGATGATATTAGTAGATTGGTATTAAATGATAGATCAGTTTCATTACAAAGAGAGACCTCAAATGCGCTAGGTCAGGGCTGGCGGTTGGGATTCTTAGGCTCATTACACGCTTCAGTGTTCACTGAAAGGTTAGAAAAAGAGTACGGCTCAAAATTGATTATCACTCAACCTACGGTTCCCTTTCTCATCAAGTACAAAGATGGGActcaaaaaataattacaAATCCGGATGATTTCCCGGATCTTTCGACTAGAAAGTCTAATCTAGAAGCATTGGAAGAACCGTTTGTTGAAGCCATAATGACTTTACCCCAAGAATATTTAGGGAAGGTCATCCAACTTTGTGATGATAGCCACGGAATCCAAAAGGAAATCACATATCTTGATATGACTGGTCAAGCTATGCTACGATACGAACTTCCTTTGTCGTATTTAGTTGATGACTTTTTTGGCAAATTGAAATCTGTTTCAAGAGGTTACGCATCGCTTGATTATGAAGACATAGGCTATAAACCAAGTGATATAGTAAAACTCGAACTATTAGTTAATGGAAAGAGTGTTGATGCTCTTGCTCAAGTTATGCATAGAGACCAAACGGAACACATTGGGAAAGAATGGGtcaagaaattcaagaaattcatcAAATCTCAACTTTTTGAGGTGGTGATCCAAGCCAAGGCAAATAACAAAATTATTGCAAGGGAAACTATCAAAGCTAGAAGAAAAGACGTTCTATCAAAGCTTCATGCCAGTGATGTGTCTCGTAGAAAGAAGCTCTTAGCCAAGCAAAAACAagggaaaaagaatatgaaaaCAGTTGGTAACATTCAAATAAACCAAGACGCATTCCAGTCATTTTTACGTCGTTAATTAAATGAAAACGACCGTTTAACTGACCGATTCAATATACCTGTAAATAATTTAATTGAATGATAATTATCTTTATGAAATTACTGCTAATGGCAATTTGTTGAACCGATGCGAAGGTCTAACAGTTGCCTCTTTAGAAGGAAAGCTGCTCTAACGATTTCCCGGAATACTCATTGCAGtttaatttatatatagggtttcttcaaacacTGGATCCTAGGAGAAGGACAATCACCACTTTATCTCAGGAGAAAATATGCAAGGCACAACACCGAGCAGCATCCTGTGGACCATGTTAACGACGGATAGATTAttacaagaaaataaagaattAGTAGATTTGGTTGCAAAGCATACGCTACCTCTTCAGCTTTGTAATGGAACCCTTTCTGACGATGTGCTGTATATCTACTCAGCTCAAGATCAGAaattttttattacctCACTTCGTTTAATTGCCTTATATACTTCTAAGGCTCCTACAGAGAAGGCATTGTTACGTCTTTGCAAGCAGATTGGCTTTTTGATGGATCAAGAAAATGATTATTTCGGGAATTGTATGAAACTCACGGAACGTGAACCTCTAAAGCAATATGTTCACAAAACGTTGCCTAAAGTCCAAAATTatcttgatttcttgaatgaTATGCCCTCATCTCGCAATTACCAACAATGGGTGACACATATGTGGTGTGCCGAATACGTTTATTGGAGATGGGCTCATGATCTACCAAGAGCTGAAAATCTCGAATGGAAACATCAAGAGTGGATAAGGCTTCATGATGGTGATCACTTCGAAGAATGGTGTCAATTTCTGGCCTCTGAAGTAAATAAATACTCTTATGAAGAGGTCAGTGGCATCTTTAAAGAAACCTTAAAACTAGAAAAAGGCTTCTTCGATGCATGTGAAGAGGCAGCAAAAGCTACTAAATAAAGCGGCAATTGACCCTTTTTTGACGAAGCTAGCCTCAAGGTGAAGAAGGGTAAATGACTACGAATTAAGAAGTGTCCGCGATATTTTCAATGCTAAGAAATGACCATAATGCTGCTGCATTGAACACCAAATAATAGATTTAGCATAGATGCAACTTAAGTACTAGTTTTTCAATCAAGACGTACTATcattacaacaacaagataTTAAGTCTACTTTGATAAGAAACAAGTTTCAAATATAGGGTAGTTACGAGATGTAAGCGCTTCTAATTACGATCAAAGGTCATTGAGTAGATAAGGCCTTTTCGTACTCAAAAGAAGTCTCTTGGATATAGCCCATTAGTTTAATGCTATTTCTCTTTGTTCGCAGAAGCCAACAACGAGCATAACTATCCAGCTCAAGATCAAACGTGACAATGCGTTTAATCGAGCGAGGCACAGGGCGTTAATAAACTACAAGAAATTGTTACTAGTTCTCTAAGAGagttattattgttttattaGATTCATTTGCATTTTGTTAAACTTTATTTCAGGTTATGCATTTAGTGTTATATCTTATCTTCAAAGCTAACATCCTCTTGTTTGTAGTTATCCCATACCACACGGTAAATAAAGCTTGGTGCGAACCCACCGATATTGGTAATgaatatatcaatattttcagGGGGGATATAATCTGCTATAGGATTAATTGTTTCCAACGCAACAGTTCCTACCCTATCATTTTCTGTTGTCGGTAGAACATGCTGCGATCCTCCAATCTCCACCATCTTTGCAACATCGAATGGGTATAGTGGAGATAGTTTGTAGAGACCAGCAACTGCGAAAACTGGCGTTCTGAACTCCCTGGCACATTCGCAAACTGAAGATACGCCTGCTGTTGAAGATATGGTACCTCCGTTAGTGAAGACAGTCTTAGCACCTAAGATAACTTTACCTACACGAGACATTAAAGCAAACACTGCTGAATCAGGTATAATAATAGTCTCGATGTCATGTTCACTTAACTTTTTAGCGAATTCATGAGCTACGGTAGTGTTATTAGGAAAGCCTTCTGTCACTAGGACCGTGAAGTTTCTGTTATGGCGTTCTCTAGCCTTCAATAAGAAACGAAGCACTGTTTTCGAGTCTGGTGTTGGTGTAAGTAGAATCTCTTTATCGTGAATCAACTCAATAGCGATTTGTTGAATACCATCATCTATGTTCTTAATCTCGTCTATGAGATCACGTATCGATTGAACGATTGTTTGTCGGACATCAACACGAGTATCCTGTGTCTTTTTTACTTTCGAATCTGTCATTGGCTTCTGTAAAAGGTTAAACATGGATGATATCATTGGTTCCGCTGTGTTTTGCTCCTCTTCAATCTCATCTCGAATCATAGATAGTACACGCCTCACTACATTACCACAAGTATATTCGTATGGATGTGCCTTTTCTAAGCTATTTCCGAACTTTTTTATTTGCACTATTAGATCATCCATTGAAGTCCATCTGATTGCTGAGACATATCGCATTAATATCTGTAATGTCTCCAAAGCTGCTTGGTAAGAACCAACAacctgttttctttttaatcTATCAATGAATGAATCGATAACAACATTAATGTCGGACATGATGACGAAAGATTTTTCCAGGTACAATCAATTGCTTAGGATTGGAAACTTTAGATGTCCTTGATGGAATACTCTCTCGATGGTCACTTGGATTGTATACTTCGGTTGTGTGCACATTAGAAAAGATCAGATTGGTAAATTTTTCGCTTTTTTTACCATTGAAAAAAGGATACAGCAGTAACATAGAAATCCATGATCGACACATCATAAGAGATCTAAAGGTTATCGAACACTAGCAAATTTAAAATCACGAGGCGTTCTGTTGAGTCGTAAGAATGCACCGGGGGCTATTAAACTACTGAGTAATATGTCAGGGTCTTTTGAAGCTTTTAGAAATTTTCTGAgcaaataataaaaagtGTATCCTGTTACGAAGCACCATTTGTACTTCTTAAAGctgaaaaatgaaaagttcaCATGATTCCCTTGTCTCACCATGTATTTGTAGCGGGATACATACATATTAGATGAAAGTCTCtataattttcttttgagaTCTTTGGGGTCCGTAAGAATCATGCTCTTAGTCGTATTTGTTCTTTCATTGCTTAATTGGGGTTAAAATTAGGGTGGTTTCCTTCAACAAGCGCTGCAATCAGCTTGTTGGCTCTCTCTTTGTTGTATCCcacatcttcttcaagaccTGATCTATTGGCTGTAATGTAGTAGTGCAACACTTTTGCAAGTATGATATCTACCCTTTTGACAAAGTGAGTGTGAATGCGGCATAAGTGTCAATTAAGTGCGTTTGAAGTAGAGCGATAACAGTTTTGGTATACTGTTATAGAAGCTTTCTTATTCTTCATGAGATTTAAATAGAGACGACGTTGGTTATTATATGTCCTCAAATGCCGATGGATAGGGTGTCAAACATGGCGATCTCCGTCCTCTACGTAACGTGTGCGTTCTGTGAACcctttgaaaagagaaagtattataaatatataggtatatattttaatatataatgtGGAATAATGGCAAGCACGTATTTGTAACACCGGAATTACAAATCagcatcatcttcatcaggCAATGGCAAAGCAGTGGCTTGTTCCATTTCTTGTTGGTATTGTTGCATCAATTGCTCGTCGACTTGGACTTCTGGTGGAGCCAAAGCTGGAGAAGCAACGAAGTCCAATTGTGGGTTACCAGCCAACTTTCTGGCCAACCACAAGAATGGCTTCTCGAAGTTGTAGTTAGACTTGGCAGAGATATCGTAGTATTGTaggttcttctttctgtggAAGGTGATGGTCTTGGCCTTGACCTTTCTTTCCTTAACATCAACCTTGTTACCACATAGAACAATTGGAATGTTTTCACAAACACGGACCAAATCTCTGTGCCAGTTTGGAACGTTCTTGTAGGTGATTCTGGAGGTCACATCAAACATAATAATACCACATTGAGCATTGATGTAGTAACCGTCTCTTAGACCACCAAACTTTTCTTGACCGGCGGTATCCCAGACATCGAACTTGATCTCACCAAAGTTGGTGTAGA
The Kluyveromyces marxianus DMKU3-1042 DNA, complete genome, chromosome 1 DNA segment above includes these coding regions:
- the GUF1 gene encoding GTPase GUF1 codes for the protein MFYQDPRTKLDYLLHLVDTPGHVDFRAEVSRSYASCGGALLLVDASQGVQAQTVANFYLAYSMDLKLIPVINKIDLDIADIKQAEEQVENMFELPKEDCIKVSAKTGLNVEQLLPAIIDRIPPPQGKIEKPLRALLVDSWYDSYLGVVLLVHIVDGTVKKGDKIITAANGLKYEVKECGIMYPDRVATNSLKSGQVGYLVPGMKESKNAKIGDTLMHQGKESITEVLPGFEEPKPMVFVGAFPADGAEFKALDDDISRLVLNDRSVSLQRETSNALGQGWRLGFLGSLHASVFTERLEKEYGSKLIITQPTVPFLIKYKDGTQKIITNPDDFPDLSTRKSNLEALEEPFVEAIMTLPQEYLGKVIQLCDDSHGIQKEITYLDMTGQAMLRYELPLSYLVDDFFGKLKSVSRGYASLDYEDIGYKPSDIVKLELLVNGKSVDALAQVMHRDQTEHIGKEWVKKFKKFIKSQLFEVVIQAKANNKIIARETIKARRKDVLSKLHASDVSRRKKLLAKQKQGKKNMKTVGNIQINQDAFQSFLRR
- the GSP1 gene encoding Ran family GTP-binding nuclear protein; the encoded protein is MSAEVPTFKLVLVGDGGTGKTTFVKRHLTGEFEKKYIATIGVEVHPLAFYTNFGEIKFDVWDTAGQEKFGGLRDGYYINAQCGIIMFDVTSRITYKNVPNWHRDLVRVCENIPIVLCGNKVDVKERKVKAKTITFHRKKNLQYYDISAKSNYNFEKPFLWLARKLAGNPQLDFVASPALAPPEVQVDEQLMQQYQQEMEQATALPLPDEDDADL
- the GCD7 gene encoding translation initiation factor eIF2B subunit beta, which translates into the protein MSDINVVIDSFIDRLKRKQVVGSYQAALETLQILMRYVSAIRWTSMDDLIVQIKKFGNSLEKAHPYEYTCGNVVRRVLSMIRDEIEEEQNTAEPMISSMFNLLQKPMTDSKVKKTQDTRVDVRQTIVQSIRDLIDEIKNIDDGIQQIAIELIHDKEILLTPTPDSKTVLRFLLKARERHNRNFTVLVTEGFPNNTTVAHEFAKKLSEHDIETIIIPDSAVFALMSRVGKVILGAKTVFTNGGTISSTAGVSSVCECAREFRTPVFAVAGLYKLSPLYPFDVAKMVEIGGSQHVLPTTENDRVGTVALETINPIADYIPPENIDIFITNIGGFAPSFIYRVVWDNYKQEDVSFEDKI
- the PET18 gene encoding Pet18p, with amino-acid sequence MQGTTPSSILWTMLTTDRLLQENKELVDLVAKHTLPLQLCNGTLSDDVLYIYSAQDQKFFITSLRLIALYTSKAPTEKALLRLCKQIGFLMDQENDYFGNCMKLTEREPLKQYVHKTLPKVQNYLDFLNDMPSSRNYQQWVTHMWCAEYVYWRWAHDLPRAENLEWKHQEWIRLHDGDHFEEWCQFLASEVNKYSYEEVSGIFKETLKLEKGFFDACEEAAKATK